Proteins encoded together in one Yersinia mollaretii ATCC 43969 window:
- the zwf gene encoding glucose-6-phosphate dehydrogenase: protein MAVTNTGQAAQACDLVIFGAKGDLARRKLLPSLYQLEKAGHIHPDTRIIGVGRADWDKDAYTAVVKEALDTFMKETLDDELWQKLSSRLDFCNLDVNDSKHFTKLGKMLDQKNRTTINYFAMPPSTFGAVCKGLGEAGLNKEPSRVVMEKPLGTDLASSRVINDQVAEYFNECQVYRIDHYLGKETVLNLLALRFANSLFASNWDNRTIDHVQITVAEEVGIEGRWGYFDQAGQMRDMIQNHLLQILTMIAMSPPADLSTDRIRDEKVKVLRSLRRIDHTNVRETTVRGQYTAGFVQGNKVPGYLEEEGANKSSNTETFVSIRVDIDDWRWAGVPFYLRTGKRLPSKCSEVVVYFKNPALNLFRESYQQLPQNKLTIRLQPDEGIEIEVLNKVPGLEHKHRLQTTKLDLSFSKTFNEQHLADAYERLLLETMRGIQALFVRRDEVEEAWKWVDSIMDAWAADNEAPKPYQSGTWGPVASVAMITRDGRSWNEFE from the coding sequence ATGGCGGTAACTAATACAGGCCAAGCAGCCCAGGCGTGTGATCTGGTGATTTTCGGCGCTAAGGGAGACTTGGCTCGCCGGAAACTGCTGCCTTCCCTTTACCAATTAGAGAAAGCGGGTCACATCCACCCTGATACTCGGATTATCGGCGTAGGCCGTGCCGATTGGGATAAAGACGCGTACACAGCCGTGGTAAAGGAAGCCCTCGATACCTTTATGAAAGAGACATTGGACGATGAATTGTGGCAAAAGCTCAGTTCGCGTCTCGATTTTTGTAATTTAGATGTCAATGACAGCAAGCATTTCACCAAATTGGGCAAAATGCTGGATCAAAAAAATCGCACAACCATTAACTACTTCGCGATGCCACCGAGCACTTTTGGCGCGGTTTGCAAAGGATTGGGTGAAGCGGGGCTGAATAAAGAGCCAAGCCGGGTGGTGATGGAGAAACCGCTGGGGACGGATTTGGCCTCCTCTCGGGTGATTAATGATCAGGTGGCTGAATACTTTAACGAGTGCCAAGTCTACCGTATTGACCACTATTTGGGCAAAGAGACGGTGTTGAACCTGTTAGCACTGCGGTTTGCCAACTCATTGTTTGCCTCCAACTGGGATAACCGCACCATTGATCACGTGCAGATCACGGTAGCAGAAGAGGTGGGTATTGAAGGGCGCTGGGGCTATTTTGATCAGGCCGGACAGATGCGCGACATGATCCAAAACCACCTGCTGCAAATCCTGACCATGATTGCAATGTCACCGCCCGCCGACCTGAGCACTGACCGTATCCGTGATGAGAAAGTGAAAGTACTGCGATCGCTGCGCCGTATCGATCACACCAATGTGCGGGAAACGACCGTGCGCGGTCAGTACACGGCTGGGTTTGTGCAGGGTAATAAAGTGCCGGGCTATCTGGAAGAAGAGGGCGCGAACAAGAGCAGTAACACTGAAACGTTCGTCTCTATCCGGGTTGACATTGATGACTGGCGTTGGGCTGGGGTGCCGTTCTATCTGAGAACCGGTAAGCGCCTGCCAAGCAAATGTTCAGAGGTGGTGGTTTACTTCAAAAACCCTGCGCTGAACCTATTCCGCGAGTCCTATCAACAATTGCCGCAGAACAAGCTGACTATCCGCTTGCAACCGGATGAAGGCATCGAAATTGAAGTGCTGAATAAAGTGCCGGGTCTGGAGCATAAGCACCGCCTGCAAACCACCAAACTTGACCTCAGTTTCTCTAAGACGTTTAACGAACAGCATCTTGCTGATGCTTACGAGCGTCTGCTTCTGGAGACCATGCGTGGCATTCAGGCTCTGTTTGTGCGCCGTGATGAGGTTGAGGAAGCATGGAAGTGGGTGGACTCCATCATGGATGCATGGGCTGCGGATAACGAAGCGCCTAAGCCATATCAGTCTGGGACATGGGGGCCGGTGGCCTCTGTCGCTATGATCACCCGCGATGGCCGTTCATGGAACGAGTTCGAGTAA
- a CDS encoding MurR/RpiR family transcriptional regulator — MKSVKPMGDSRYMNTLENIQNNLDLLSKSERKVAEVILASPQTAIHSSIATLAKMANVSEPTVNRFCRRLDTKGFPDFKLHLAQSLANGTPYVNRNVEEDDSVAAYTGKIFESTMASLDMAKNNLDIAAINRAVDLLTQAKKISFFGLGASAAVAHDAMNKFFRFNIPVIYFDDIVMQRMSCMNSSEGDVVVLISHTGRTKSLVELAHLARENDATVIAITSRDTPLANEATLPLLLDVPEDTDMYMPMVSRIAQLTLIDVLATGFTLRRGAKFRDNLKRVKDALKESRFDKGLPHINSGE; from the coding sequence ATGAAATCGGTAAAACCCATGGGTGACTCTCGTTATATGAATACGCTGGAAAATATCCAAAATAATCTGGACCTCCTGAGCAAATCTGAAAGGAAAGTCGCCGAGGTGATCCTGGCCTCCCCACAAACAGCTATCCATTCAAGTATCGCCACACTCGCCAAAATGGCGAACGTCAGCGAACCCACGGTAAACCGTTTTTGCCGCCGACTGGATACCAAAGGTTTCCCTGATTTTAAACTTCATTTGGCACAAAGTCTGGCTAATGGCACACCTTATGTGAACCGAAATGTTGAAGAAGATGATAGTGTAGCCGCTTACACGGGTAAAATTTTCGAATCGACCATGGCTAGTCTGGATATGGCGAAAAATAATTTAGACATTGCTGCCATCAATCGGGCTGTGGATTTATTGACACAGGCAAAGAAGATTTCGTTCTTTGGCCTTGGCGCATCAGCGGCTGTCGCCCATGACGCGATGAATAAATTTTTCCGCTTCAATATTCCGGTAATTTATTTTGATGATATCGTGATGCAACGTATGAGTTGCATGAATTCCAGTGAAGGCGACGTGGTGGTATTAATATCCCATACTGGCCGCACAAAAAGTCTGGTTGAGTTAGCTCACTTAGCCCGTGAAAACGATGCCACGGTGATTGCTATTACCTCGCGCGATACACCATTGGCAAACGAAGCTACGTTACCGCTGCTGTTGGATGTGCCGGAAGACACTGATATGTATATGCCGATGGTGTCCCGTATTGCTCAACTGACATTAATTGATGTCTTGGCGACCGGATTTACTCTGCGTCGAGGGGCAAAATTCAGAGATAACCTGAAACGGGTTAAAGATGCACTGAAAGAGTCACGATTCGATAAAGGTTTACCGCATATCAACAGCGGTGAATAA
- the pyk gene encoding pyruvate kinase, translated as MSRRLRRTKIVTTLGPATDRDNNLEKIIAAGANVVRLNFSHGSAEDHELRANKVREIAARLGRHVAILGDLQGPKIRVSTFKEGKVFLNVHDKFLLDANMAKGEGDKDKVGIDYKGLPADVVPGDILLLDDGRVQLKVIEVQGMKVFTEVTVGGPLSNNKGINKLGGGLSAEALTEKDKADIVTAAKIGVDFLAVSFPRTGEDLHYARRLARDAGCNAQIVAKVERAEAVATDEAMDDIILASDVVMVARGDLGVEIGDPELVGIQKKLIRRARQLNRAVITATQMMESMITNPMPTRAEVMDVANAVLDGTDAVMLSAETAAGQYPAETVAAMARVCLGAEKIPSINVSKHRLDVQFDNVEEAIAMSTMYAANHLKGITAIIAMTESGRTALMMSRISSGLPIFAMSRHDHTLNLTAIYRGVTPVYCDTHTDGILAATEAVNRLKDKGFLVSGDLVIVTQGDVMGTIGTTNTSRIIRVE; from the coding sequence ATGTCCAGACGGCTCAGAAGGACCAAGATTGTTACTACACTGGGGCCGGCTACTGACCGCGACAATAATCTGGAAAAGATTATTGCTGCTGGTGCTAACGTAGTCCGCCTGAATTTTTCCCATGGTAGCGCCGAAGATCATGAGTTGCGGGCGAATAAAGTCCGTGAAATCGCCGCCCGGCTGGGGCGTCATGTTGCTATTCTTGGCGATTTACAAGGTCCTAAAATCCGGGTATCTACTTTTAAGGAAGGCAAAGTTTTCCTTAATGTGCACGATAAATTTCTGCTTGATGCCAACATGGCAAAAGGCGAAGGCGATAAAGATAAAGTCGGTATCGATTATAAGGGCCTGCCTGCTGATGTGGTCCCTGGTGATATCCTGCTGCTGGATGATGGCCGGGTACAGCTAAAAGTGATTGAAGTACAGGGTATGAAAGTCTTCACCGAAGTGACTGTCGGTGGCCCGCTCTCCAACAATAAAGGCATCAATAAACTCGGTGGCGGCCTGTCCGCAGAAGCCCTGACTGAAAAAGATAAGGCCGACATTGTTACCGCCGCTAAAATTGGTGTGGATTTCTTGGCCGTCTCCTTCCCACGTACTGGCGAAGATCTGCATTATGCCCGCCGTCTGGCGCGTGATGCGGGTTGCAACGCACAAATCGTAGCAAAAGTTGAACGTGCTGAAGCCGTGGCAACAGATGAAGCCATGGATGACATCATCCTCGCCTCTGATGTGGTGATGGTCGCTCGCGGTGACTTGGGTGTAGAAATTGGTGACCCTGAGTTAGTCGGTATCCAGAAAAAACTGATTCGCCGCGCGCGTCAGCTTAACCGCGCCGTGATCACCGCGACTCAGATGATGGAGTCGATGATTACCAACCCCATGCCAACCCGAGCAGAAGTGATGGACGTGGCTAACGCCGTACTGGATGGCACCGATGCCGTGATGTTGTCGGCTGAAACCGCCGCCGGTCAGTATCCAGCAGAAACTGTGGCTGCTATGGCGCGAGTTTGTCTGGGTGCAGAAAAAATCCCAAGCATTAATGTGTCCAAGCACCGCCTTGATGTGCAATTCGATAATGTCGAAGAAGCTATCGCGATGTCGACCATGTATGCAGCAAACCACCTGAAAGGTATTACGGCAATTATCGCCATGACCGAATCAGGTCGCACTGCGCTGATGATGTCCCGTATCAGCTCCGGTTTACCGATCTTTGCGATGTCTCGTCATGACCATACTTTAAACCTGACGGCGATCTATCGTGGAGTCACTCCGGTCTATTGTGATACCCACACTGATGGCATCCTTGCCGCCACTGAAGCGGTTAACCGTCTAAAAGATAAAGGCTTCTTGGTTTCGGGTGATCTGGTGATCGTGACTCAAGGTGATGTCATGGGGACCATTGGGACCACCAATACTAGCCGGATTATTCGCGTTGAATAA
- the lpxM gene encoding lauroyl-Kdo(2)-lipid IV(A) myristoyltransferase (LpxM is lauroyl-Kdo(2)-lipid IV(A) myristoyltransferase, an enzyme characterized in Escherichia coli and involved in biosynthesis of the form of lipid A found in that species and some closely related species.), producing MHKDKNDAAGFIPVFKKSFLHPRFWGVWLGVGAMAAMAYVPPKFRDPLLASIGRLAGKFAKSGRRRARINLLYCMPELPEAEREHIIDQMFATAAQPLMMMAELCFRDPKKVLSRVHWHGLDILDELQRQERNVILLVPHAWSIDIPAMLLAEQGKPVAGMFHHQRNPLIDYLWNSARLRFGGRIHARESGIKPFISSVRQGFWGYYLPDEDYGPEQSEFVDFFATYKATLPAVGRLMKVCRAAIVPMFPVYNYREHRLDIYIRPPMDDLADADDAYIARRMNEEVELLVKPNPEQYTWILKLLKTRKEGEIEPYVRKDL from the coding sequence ATGCATAAAGATAAAAATGACGCCGCTGGCTTTATTCCGGTATTTAAAAAATCTTTCCTACACCCTCGTTTTTGGGGTGTCTGGTTGGGAGTCGGAGCAATGGCAGCGATGGCCTATGTCCCGCCCAAATTCCGTGATCCCTTGTTGGCAAGCATTGGCCGCCTTGCAGGGAAGTTCGCCAAAAGTGGCCGCCGCCGCGCCCGTATTAATCTTCTCTATTGCATGCCTGAACTGCCCGAAGCAGAGCGCGAGCATATCATCGACCAGATGTTTGCCACGGCAGCACAGCCGTTGATGATGATGGCAGAACTCTGTTTTCGCGATCCCAAAAAAGTGCTATCCCGTGTTCACTGGCACGGGTTAGATATCTTGGACGAACTGCAACGTCAAGAGCGTAATGTCATTCTGTTGGTGCCACATGCTTGGTCGATTGATATTCCAGCCATGTTATTAGCGGAGCAGGGTAAACCGGTGGCGGGGATGTTCCATCATCAGCGCAATCCGCTGATAGATTATTTATGGAATAGCGCACGCTTGCGGTTTGGTGGGCGTATCCATGCACGCGAAAGCGGCATTAAGCCGTTTATCAGTTCCGTCCGTCAGGGATTTTGGGGCTACTATCTGCCCGATGAAGACTATGGCCCTGAGCAAAGTGAATTCGTTGACTTTTTTGCCACCTATAAAGCCACATTGCCAGCGGTCGGGCGCTTGATGAAAGTCTGTCGCGCTGCGATTGTGCCGATGTTCCCAGTCTATAATTATCGTGAACATCGTCTTGATATCTATATCCGCCCACCGATGGATGACTTGGCAGATGCTGACGACGCTTATATTGCTCGTCGGATGAATGAAGAGGTTGAGTTGCTGGTTAAACCTAATCCAGAGCAGTACACCTGGATTCTTAAGCTGCTGAAGACCCGCAAAGAGGGCGAGATCGAGCCTTATGTTCGCAAGGATCTTTAA
- the mepM gene encoding murein DD-endopeptidase MepM, which produces MQQIVRTITLAYNNLPRPHRIMLGSLTVMTLAVAVWRPFVYHPEHDPIAKSVVLDTSQPRILLPEASEPIDQPTPDDEIPQDELDAKDASETGVHEYVVSTGDTLSSILTQYGIDISDVSLLANSNRDLRNLKIGQQISWTVNDTGDLQRLTWEMSRRETRTYDRVGNAFKETKELQKGEWSNKVLTGSLDGSFVTSAKKAGLTNSEIRAVTKALQWQLDFAKLRKGDQFSVLMSREILDGRSEQSQLVGVRMRSGGKDYYAIRADDGKFYDRQGSGLARGFMRFPTMKQFRISSNFNPRRLNPVTGRVAPHKGVDFAMPVGTPVLAVGDGEVVIAKRSGAAGNYVAIRHGRQYTTRYMHLKKLLVKPGQKVKRGDRIALSGNTGRSTGPHLHYEFWMNQQAVNPLTAKLPRSEGLSGKDRSEYLAIAKQVIPQLQLD; this is translated from the coding sequence GTGCAGCAGATAGTCAGAACTATCACCCTGGCGTATAACAATCTCCCTCGACCCCACCGTATTATGTTGGGGTCGTTGACTGTAATGACACTGGCCGTAGCTGTTTGGCGGCCTTTTGTTTATCACCCTGAGCATGACCCTATTGCCAAGAGCGTGGTATTAGATACCAGCCAACCCCGTATTTTATTGCCTGAAGCCAGTGAACCCATTGATCAGCCCACGCCTGATGATGAAATTCCGCAAGACGAGTTAGATGCCAAGGATGCCAGTGAAACGGGCGTCCATGAGTATGTTGTCTCTACGGGGGATACCCTGAGCAGCATTCTTACCCAGTATGGCATTGATATTTCAGATGTTTCTCTGCTTGCGAACTCAAATCGCGACCTTCGTAATCTGAAGATCGGGCAGCAAATCTCTTGGACCGTCAATGATACGGGTGATTTGCAGCGTCTGACATGGGAGATGTCTCGCCGTGAAACGCGCACTTATGACCGTGTCGGTAACGCTTTTAAAGAGACGAAAGAGCTACAAAAGGGCGAGTGGAGCAACAAAGTTCTGACTGGTAGCCTTGATGGTAGCTTTGTGACTAGCGCTAAGAAGGCCGGTTTAACTAATTCTGAAATTCGTGCGGTCACCAAAGCACTACAGTGGCAGTTGGATTTCGCGAAACTGCGCAAAGGTGATCAATTCTCGGTCTTGATGTCTCGTGAAATTCTTGATGGCCGTAGTGAGCAAAGCCAGTTAGTCGGGGTTCGTATGCGCTCTGGCGGCAAGGATTACTACGCGATTCGTGCCGATGACGGTAAATTCTACGATCGCCAAGGCTCTGGTCTGGCTCGTGGTTTTATGCGTTTCCCGACCATGAAACAGTTCCGAATCTCATCTAACTTCAATCCTCGCCGCCTTAATCCTGTGACTGGGCGTGTCGCACCACATAAAGGTGTAGATTTCGCCATGCCAGTGGGAACACCCGTGCTTGCTGTCGGTGATGGCGAAGTGGTGATTGCTAAACGCAGTGGGGCAGCCGGTAACTATGTGGCTATTCGCCATGGCCGCCAGTACACCACCCGCTACATGCATTTGAAGAAATTGCTGGTTAAGCCGGGGCAGAAAGTGAAGCGTGGCGACCGTATCGCATTGTCAGGTAACACTGGCCGCTCTACTGGCCCGCATCTGCACTATGAATTCTGGATGAACCAGCAAGCGGTTAATCCATTAACCGCCAAATTACCGCGTTCAGAAGGCTTAAGTGGTAAAGACCGCAGTGAATATCTGGCTATCGCCAAACAGGTGATTCCACAGCTGCAATTAGACTAA
- the znuA gene encoding zinc ABC transporter substrate-binding protein ZnuA: protein MLHKNKWLKRAMLASAIFIANPFNMASAAIVTSVRPLGFIASAIADGVLPTEVLLPDGASPHDYALRPSDVQRLRSAELVIWVGPEMEAFLSKPLSQVADKKQIALAQLPSVMPLLMKGEEHDEHEGEDAGHDHDHAKDNSGGEHHHGEYNMHIWLSPTIAKQSAIAIHDRLLELMPQNKDKLDANLRRFEDQLAQNEKNIATMLMPAQGKGYFVFHDAYGYFEKHFGLSPLGHFTVNPEIQPGAQRLHQIRTQLVEHKALCVFAEPQFRPAVINAVAKGTDVRSGTLDPLGSGIVLGKDSYVNFLSQLSNQYVSCLK, encoded by the coding sequence ATGTTACATAAAAATAAGTGGCTGAAGCGGGCCATGCTCGCCAGTGCAATTTTCATTGCTAATCCCTTTAATATGGCCTCCGCTGCCATCGTGACATCTGTTCGGCCATTAGGTTTTATCGCCTCCGCTATTGCAGATGGCGTGTTACCGACTGAAGTATTATTGCCCGATGGCGCTTCGCCGCACGATTATGCGCTTCGTCCATCGGATGTCCAGCGGTTACGCAGTGCTGAGCTGGTTATTTGGGTCGGACCGGAAATGGAAGCCTTTCTATCAAAACCTCTCTCACAAGTTGCTGATAAGAAACAAATTGCATTAGCTCAGTTACCTTCCGTTATGCCTTTGTTAATGAAAGGTGAGGAACATGATGAGCATGAAGGGGAAGATGCGGGGCATGACCATGATCATGCTAAAGATAATAGTGGCGGCGAGCATCACCATGGCGAATACAACATGCATATTTGGTTGTCGCCGACCATAGCGAAACAATCTGCAATCGCGATTCATGACAGATTATTGGAACTTATGCCGCAAAATAAGGACAAATTAGATGCAAACCTGCGCCGGTTCGAGGATCAACTAGCGCAAAATGAAAAAAATATTGCTACTATGCTAATGCCTGCCCAAGGTAAGGGATACTTTGTTTTTCATGATGCCTATGGCTACTTTGAAAAACACTTTGGCTTGAGCCCATTAGGGCATTTTACAGTCAATCCCGAAATACAACCTGGTGCGCAGCGTTTACATCAAATTCGAACACAGTTGGTTGAGCACAAAGCGTTATGCGTTTTTGCTGAGCCACAATTCAGGCCGGCCGTCATTAATGCCGTTGCCAAAGGAACAGACGTCCGTTCAGGTACGCTGGATCCCTTGGGCAGCGGCATAGTATTAGGCAAGGACAGCTATGTGAACTTTTTGTCTCAGTTGTCGAACCAATACGTGAGCTGCCTGAAGTAA
- the znuC gene encoding zinc ABC transporter ATP-binding protein ZnuC, translating to MSTLVTLNKISVTFGNRRVLNDISLSLRPGRILTLLGPNGAGKSTLVRVVLGLVAPTSGTLIREPGLRIGYVPQKLHLDATLPLTVSRFMRLKPGVKKADILPALKRVHAAHLLDQPMQKLSGGENQRVLLARALLNRPQLLVLDEPTQGVDVNGQLALYDLIEQLRKELGCAVLMVSHDLHLVMAKTDEVLCLNQHICCSGAPEVVSTHPEFIAMFGNRGAEQLAVYRHHHNHRHDLHGKIILKNSGSRDA from the coding sequence ATGTCCACATTGGTCACTCTAAATAAGATATCTGTCACTTTTGGTAATCGGCGGGTACTAAATGATATTTCCCTTTCTCTGCGCCCGGGAAGAATTCTGACCCTGCTCGGGCCAAATGGCGCGGGTAAATCGACACTGGTTCGCGTGGTGCTTGGATTGGTTGCCCCCACCAGCGGCACACTAATTCGCGAGCCGGGTCTGCGCATTGGTTATGTTCCGCAAAAGCTCCATCTGGATGCCACATTGCCGCTCACAGTCAGTCGTTTTATGCGACTGAAACCCGGCGTCAAAAAGGCCGATATCTTGCCCGCACTGAAACGTGTACATGCTGCACATCTGTTGGATCAACCCATGCAAAAACTCTCCGGCGGTGAAAACCAGCGGGTGCTGCTTGCGCGCGCGCTGCTAAATCGCCCACAGCTATTAGTGTTAGATGAGCCGACGCAAGGTGTTGATGTTAATGGACAACTGGCCCTTTATGACTTGATCGAGCAATTGCGCAAGGAGCTGGGCTGCGCCGTGTTAATGGTCTCCCATGACTTGCATTTGGTGATGGCAAAGACCGATGAAGTTTTGTGCCTTAACCAACATATCTGCTGCTCTGGCGCGCCGGAAGTGGTTTCAACGCATCCTGAGTTTATCGCCATGTTTGGCAATCGCGGTGCCGAACAGTTAGCCGTTTATCGTCATCACCATAATCATCGCCACGATCTGCACGGAAAGATTATTTTGAAAAACAGTGGGAGTCGTGACGCATGA
- the znuB gene encoding zinc ABC transporter permease subunit ZnuB — protein MIELLLPGWLAGILLATAAGPLGSFVVWRRMSYFGDTLAHASLLGVAFGLLLNINPFYAVIAMTMLLALILVWLERRPQLAVDTLLGIMAHSALSLGLVVVSLMHNVRVDLMAYLFGDLLSVTLSDIWLIAAGVIVVLGVLCWQWRALLSMTVSPELAHVDGVNLERVRMLLMLVTALTIGLSMKFVGALIITSLLIIPAAAARRFARTPEQMAGIAVGIGMIAVTGGLTFSALYDTPAGPSVVLCAAVMFVLSLSQKARG, from the coding sequence ATGATTGAATTATTACTGCCAGGCTGGTTAGCCGGTATTTTGTTGGCGACAGCGGCTGGCCCACTGGGATCTTTTGTTGTCTGGCGACGCATGTCCTATTTTGGTGATACTTTGGCCCATGCCTCTTTATTGGGGGTGGCATTCGGTTTGCTGCTGAATATCAATCCATTTTATGCCGTCATTGCCATGACCATGCTGCTAGCGCTGATTTTGGTGTGGCTGGAACGTCGACCACAGCTCGCAGTCGATACCCTACTAGGGATCATGGCTCATAGCGCATTATCTCTGGGTCTGGTGGTGGTTAGCCTGATGCATAATGTACGGGTCGATTTGATGGCCTATCTGTTTGGTGATCTCCTTTCCGTGACACTGAGTGATATCTGGCTGATTGCGGCTGGGGTTATTGTGGTGTTGGGGGTGTTGTGCTGGCAGTGGCGTGCATTGTTATCCATGACCGTCAGCCCAGAGCTAGCTCATGTGGACGGCGTTAATCTGGAGCGAGTTCGGATGTTGCTGATGTTAGTCACCGCACTGACAATAGGGTTGTCGATGAAGTTTGTCGGCGCTCTGATTATCACTTCACTGTTGATAATCCCAGCGGCGGCGGCACGTCGTTTTGCCCGCACGCCGGAACAGATGGCGGGAATTGCCGTCGGTATTGGTATGATTGCCGTGACGGGCGGCTTAACTTTCTCCGCGTTGTATGACACGCCGGCCGGGCCTTCCGTCGTGCTTTGCGCCGCCGTGATGTTTGTACTGAGCCTGTCACAAAAAGCGCGTGGATAA
- the ruvB gene encoding Holliday junction branch migration DNA helicase RuvB, with translation MIEADRLISAGVISDEESIDRAIRPKLLAEYVGQPHVREQMEIFIQAAKQRGDALDHVLIFGPPGLGKTTLANIVANEMGVNLRTTSGPVLEKAGDLAAMLTNLEPHDVLFIDEIHRLSPVVEEILYPAMEDYQLDIMIGEGPAARSIKLDLPPFTLIGATTRAGSLTSPLRDRFGIVQRLEFYQVADLEHIVARSAKCLGLELTAEGAHQLARRSRGTPRITNRLLRRVRDFAEVRADGAINGDVAMKALDMLNVDAEGFDFMDRKLLLAVIDKFMGGPVGLDNLAAAIGEERETIEDVLEPYLIQQGFIQRTPRGRIATNHAYKHFGITREE, from the coding sequence ATGATTGAAGCAGACCGCTTGATCTCAGCGGGTGTGATCAGTGATGAAGAGAGCATTGATCGGGCTATCCGCCCGAAACTGTTGGCTGAATATGTCGGGCAACCCCATGTCCGTGAGCAGATGGAAATCTTCATTCAAGCCGCTAAACAGCGCGGCGATGCACTCGACCATGTGCTGATCTTCGGCCCACCCGGTTTGGGTAAAACCACTTTGGCGAATATTGTCGCTAATGAGATGGGGGTGAATCTGCGCACTACCTCTGGCCCCGTGCTGGAAAAAGCGGGTGATTTAGCTGCGATGTTGACCAATCTAGAACCGCACGATGTGCTGTTTATTGATGAAATCCACCGCCTGTCACCGGTCGTCGAAGAGATTCTGTATCCCGCGATGGAAGATTATCAGTTGGATATCATGATTGGTGAAGGTCCCGCCGCGCGCTCAATCAAACTTGATTTGCCCCCCTTTACCCTGATTGGTGCCACCACGCGCGCGGGGTCGTTGACCTCTCCGTTACGTGATCGATTTGGTATTGTGCAGCGCCTTGAGTTTTATCAGGTGGCCGATTTAGAGCACATTGTTGCGCGTAGTGCCAAGTGTTTGGGGCTGGAGTTAACCGCCGAAGGAGCGCACCAATTGGCACGTCGCTCACGAGGCACGCCGCGCATCACCAACCGCCTATTGCGTCGCGTGCGGGATTTCGCGGAGGTACGCGCGGATGGTGCTATCAATGGTGATGTGGCGATGAAAGCACTGGATATGCTGAATGTCGATGCCGAAGGGTTCGACTTTATGGACCGTAAACTTTTGTTGGCCGTGATTGATAAATTTATGGGTGGCCCGGTGGGGCTAGATAATCTGGCGGCAGCCATTGGCGAAGAGCGGGAGACCATTGAAGACGTATTGGAACCCTATCTCATTCAACAAGGTTTTATTCAGCGCACTCCCCGTGGGCGCATTGCGACTAACCATGCTTACAAACATTTCGGTATTACCCGCGAAGAGTAA
- the ruvA gene encoding Holliday junction branch migration protein RuvA, giving the protein MIGRLRGIILEKQPPLVLLETNGVGYEVQLPMTCFYELPDLGQEAIIFTQFVVREDAQLLYGFNDKQERALFRELIKVNGVGPKLALAILSGMSAQQFVAAVEREDITTLVKLPGVGKKTAERLVVEMKDRFKGLNGDLFNNTGDITLPASTSSQISDADIEAEAASALVALGYKPQEASRLVSKIAKPGADCETLIRDALRAAL; this is encoded by the coding sequence GTGATAGGCCGCCTCAGAGGTATCATTTTGGAAAAACAGCCCCCACTGGTGCTGTTGGAAACAAACGGTGTTGGCTATGAAGTCCAACTGCCAATGACCTGTTTTTATGAGCTGCCTGATCTAGGGCAGGAAGCCATTATCTTTACCCAATTTGTGGTGCGTGAAGATGCCCAACTGCTATACGGCTTTAATGATAAGCAGGAGCGGGCGCTGTTTCGTGAGCTGATCAAAGTGAACGGCGTCGGGCCAAAATTGGCGCTCGCTATTCTCTCCGGTATGTCAGCACAGCAGTTTGTGGCAGCGGTTGAGCGCGAAGACATTACTACGCTGGTGAAGTTGCCGGGTGTCGGCAAGAAAACCGCTGAACGTTTGGTGGTCGAAATGAAAGATCGCTTCAAGGGGCTGAATGGCGACCTGTTCAACAATACGGGTGATATCACCTTACCTGCGTCCACTTCGTCACAAATCTCTGATGCGGATATTGAAGCCGAAGCGGCTTCCGCGCTGGTGGCTTTAGGTTATAAACCGCAGGAAGCGAGCCGTTTGGTGAGCAAAATCGCTAAACCGGGTGCAGATTGTGAAACCCTGATCCGTGATGCTCTGCGGGCCGCATTATAG